The sequence below is a genomic window from Macrobrachium nipponense isolate FS-2020 chromosome 40, ASM1510439v2, whole genome shotgun sequence.
GTCATGCCAGAGGAAGGAGCCAGCGTAGATGACAAATATGTAGAGGTAGATGAAAGGGAAAATAAGCATGGATTTGAGCAGAAAAAGTGGGAGGAAGACCAAATGAGAGGTACCTCTCTCTCCTTTGGTGCAAAGGACAAAGCAGTTAAATATCAGGAGCATGGGAAAGAATACAATCTTGTTTTGGAAGACGAAATAGAATTCATCAAATCCCTGCCTCTGGAAGGTACACGTAAGAAGAAacgcaagaagaaaaagaaacttgAGGAAGAAGAATTATCAAGCTCTTCATCagaagaggaggatgaagaggaacCCAAAGAGCCAGAACCTCAAAAGAGACAAATGACTTTAGATGAAGTGAGGAAAAGCCTCCCCGTTTATCCTTTTAGAGAAGCCTTACTAGATGCAATTAATGAACATCAGGTTTTGATCATTGAAGGAGAAACAGGGTCAGGTAAAACTACACAGGTCCCTCAATATTTGTACGAGTCTGGCTTCTGTGATGACGGTAAGAAAATTGGCTGCACACAGCCCAGGAGAGTGGCTGCGATGAGTGTCGCCTCTCGTGTATCGCAGGAAATGGGGAAGAAGCTTGGTAATGAAGTTGGATACAGCATCAGGTTTGAAGACTGTACAAGTGAGCGAACAAGAATCAAGTACATGACTGATGGTATGTTGCTGAGAGAATTCCTCATGGATCCTAGCTTAGAAGGTTATAGTGTCATGATTATCGACGAAGCTCATGAAAGGACGCTCCACACTGACATCCTGTTTGGTCTCTTGAAAGATATAACAAGGTTTCGCAGTGACCTGAAGCTTCTCATCTCGAGTGCAACACTGGATTCAGCAAAATTCTCCGACTTCTTTGATGAGGCTCCCATCTTCCGTATTCCTGGAAGACGCTATCCTGTccatatttattacacaaaaagCCCAGAAGCCAATTACATTGACTCTGCAGCTGTAACAGTATTACAGATCCATATAACTCAACACCTAGGTGATATACTTGTGTTTTTAACAGGTCAGGAGGAAATTGAAGCTTGTCAGGAGATACTGACCGAAAGAGTTAGGGCACTTGGTACTAAGATTCGAGAGTTAATTATTTTACCAATTTATGCAAATTTACCCTCTGAAATGCAGGCAAAAATCTTTGAGCCCACTCCTCCAGGTGCAAGGAAGGTAATTTTGGCTACCAATATTGCTGAGACATCTTTAACGATAGATGGCATTGCGTATGTCATAGATCCCGGTTATTCTAAGCAGAATTATTTTAATGCTAGAAGTGGAATGGAATCCCTGATAGTTGTGCCAATATCTAGAGCTTCTGCTAACCAGAGGGCAGGAAGAGCTGGTAGAGTTGGTCCAGGAAAATGTTTCAGACTTTATACACAGTGGGCCTTTGAGAATGAGATGGATGAAAATACCATCCCAGAAATCCAGAGAGTGAATCTAGGCAATGTAGTTTTGCAGCTGAAGTCTCTAGGTATCCATGacctcatcaactttgattaTCTCGATCCCCCTCCAGCGGAAAGTCTTATTCTCGCACTGGAACAGCTTTATGCCCTGAAGGCTTTAAACCACAAGGGAGAGCTCACTTCCTCTGGGAGGAAAATGGCTGAACTTCCAGTTGATCCTATGATGTCAAGGATGATTCTTGCAGGTGATCAGTACAAAGTTGTTGAAGAAATATTAACTATTGCAGCCATGCTTTCAGTGAATGGTTCCATATTCTACCGACCAAAAGACAAGGCCATTCATGCAGATACTGCGCgcaagaatttcttccacccagACGGGGACCACTTAACCTTGATGAATGTGTATATTGAGTGGGCAGGAACTGAATACTCGTCGCAATGGTGCTACGAAAACTTCATTCAGTATCGATCACTGAAACGAGCCAGAGACATTCGTGACCAGTTAGAAGGCTTGATGGAGCGTGTGGAGGTGCCACTTTCATCAAATCCAGGGGATTCTATAAACATAAGGAAAGCTATTACCTGTGGCTATTTTTATCACATTGCTAGGTTTAGTAAGGGAGGCATGTATAAAACTATCAAGAAAAGCCAAACAGTATTGTTACATCCACAGTCATGTTTGGTGGAAGAATTACCAAGATGGGTTTTGTATCACGAGTTGGTTTTAACAACAAAAGAGTACATGCGTAACATCGTAACAATTGATGGAAAATGGCTACTCGAAGTAGCGCCCCATTATTACCGGGACAATGAAATTCAGGATTCAACCAATAAAAAGATGCCGAAGGTGGTTGGAAAGGCCAAAGAagatcttgtaaaagaatataattaataTGTGAGGTTTCAgcactttgaaaatattttcattttcaggaaaggtcATCATTGTTGTACTGTACTCTATACTGTACTTTGCTTgtacaaattttaattttactggTAATTTTGTGCAATTCAGTGTACTtttgttaaagttttatttatattttaacatgTACAAAAACACTCAGAATCCACATTGTAAACACATGGCTCTGTTTCAAAGTGTTCTTAAGTATATG
It includes:
- the LOC135211883 gene encoding pre-mRNA-splicing factor ATP-dependent RNA helicase DHX16-like (The sequence of the model RefSeq protein was modified relative to this genomic sequence to represent the inferred CDS: added 200 bases not found in genome assembly) gives rise to the protein MSDSLKAWVNHRLHDVLGMSDSTVAEYLLRLAQKQPSKKHIVLELQNDIDVDSDVEKFIGELWDKVRGGSDNTSGASAPSAQSSKSKKRPLKKESSDSEGEGPALKIKNRAPEEEDEETKRIRDLQERDEYVDRLRQRDEERTKNVAEKGNQKAFEEAAKRLQMEKEDRVKILPKLRVESRRKYLDKRKDDKLKELEENIIDDEYLFDEQTLTEREKKEREYKKTVLQLAKDYDKVREAENVQRYVMPEEGASVDDKYVEVDERENKHGFEQKKWEEDQMRGTSLSFGAKDKAVKYQEHGKEYNLVLEDEIEFIKSLPLEGTRKKKRKKKKKLEEEELSSSSSEEEDEEEPKEPEPQKRQMTLDEVRKSLPVYPFREALLDAINEHQVLIIEGETGSGKTTQVPQYLYESGFCDDGKKIGCTQPRRVAAMSVASRVSQEMGKKLGNEVGYSIRFEDCTSERTRIKYMTDGMLLREFLMDPSLEGYSVMIIDEAHERTLHTDILFGLLKDITRFRSDLKLLISSATLDSAKFSDFFDEAPIFRIPGRRYPVHIYYTKSPEANYIDSAAVTVLQIHITQHLGDILVFLTGQEEIEACQEILTERVRALGTKIRELIILPIYANLPSEMQAKIFEPTPPGARKVILATNIAETSLTIDGIAYVIDPGYSKQNYFNARSGMESLIVVPISRASANQRAGRAGRVGPGKCFRLYTQWAFENEMDENTIPEIQRVNLGNVVLQLKSLGIHDLINFDYLDPPPAESLILALEQLYALKALNHKGELTSSGRKMAELPVDPMMSRMILAGDQYKVVEEILTIAAMLSVNGSIFYRPKDKAIHADTARKNFFHPDGDHLTLMNVYIEWAGTEYSSQWCYENFIQYRSLKRARDIRDQLEGLMERVEVPLSSNPGDSINIRKAITCGYFYHIARFSKGGMYKTIKKSQTVLLHPQSCLVEELPRWVLYHELVLTTKEYMRNIVTIDGKWLLEVAPHYYRDNEIQDSTNKKMPKVVGKAKEDLVKEYN